Proteins from a genomic interval of Pirellulales bacterium:
- a CDS encoding D-2-hydroxyacid dehydrogenase, with amino-acid sequence MKLLISPAVEPARFSKIESTVAGLGTVVNAADDAQALAEMADADAFFGRITPALLARGERLRWIQAPTASMEHYLFPELVEHSAVLTNMRGLFNDCIADQVLGYITCFARNLHLYIRRQTSGRWEPVGGEQTRTGFQFGAGLQTPIDLEHRQLTGATLGIVGLGGIGAEIAARGVACHMRVVAVDPARTEPVPGMEALWPINELPCLLSESDYVVVAAPHTPETAGLFGRAQFQQMKPTAYFINIGRGAIVRLADLCAALRAKEIAGAALDVFEVEPLPPEHPLWQFDNVILTPHVAGMAPLIAERHLQVLLDNLRRFAQGKELLNIVDKRRWY; translated from the coding sequence GCCCGCTGTCGAGCCCGCCCGTTTTTCCAAGATTGAATCGACAGTTGCGGGATTAGGCACGGTCGTTAATGCCGCGGACGACGCGCAAGCGCTCGCCGAAATGGCCGATGCCGACGCCTTCTTCGGACGCATTACGCCGGCGTTGCTCGCACGCGGCGAACGGCTCCGCTGGATTCAAGCTCCCACGGCCAGCATGGAACACTACCTGTTTCCCGAGCTGGTCGAGCACTCGGCCGTGCTCACCAACATGCGCGGGCTGTTCAACGATTGCATTGCCGACCAGGTATTGGGATACATTACGTGCTTTGCCCGCAACTTGCACCTTTACATTCGGCGGCAAACATCGGGACGCTGGGAACCGGTCGGCGGCGAGCAGACGCGCACCGGTTTCCAGTTTGGCGCGGGGCTGCAAACGCCCATTGATCTCGAACACCGGCAATTGACGGGCGCTACGCTGGGCATCGTTGGTCTGGGCGGCATCGGCGCCGAGATCGCGGCGCGCGGAGTGGCTTGCCACATGCGCGTGGTGGCCGTCGACCCGGCGCGAACCGAGCCCGTGCCGGGCATGGAAGCACTGTGGCCAATCAATGAATTACCATGCCTGCTTTCCGAAAGCGATTACGTCGTGGTTGCCGCTCCGCATACGCCCGAGACCGCGGGGCTGTTTGGCCGCGCACAGTTTCAGCAGATGAAGCCGACCGCCTATTTCATCAACATCGGCCGAGGGGCGATCGTGCGCTTGGCCGACCTGTGCGCGGCTCTTCGAGCGAAAGAGATCGCCGGCGCGGCGCTCGACGTTTTCGAGGTCGAGCCGCTGCCGCCGGAGCATCCACTGTGGCAGTTCGACAACGTGATCCTCACGCCGCACGTCGCCGGCATGGCCCCCTTGATCGCCGAGCGGCATTTGCAAGTGCTCTTGGACAACCTGCGCCGCTTCGCGCAAGGAAAGGAGCTGCTGAACATCGTCGACAAACGGCGCTGGTACTAA